A single Pseudomonas brassicacearum DNA region contains:
- the upp gene encoding uracil phosphoribosyltransferase, which produces MPILEIRHPLIRHKLGLMRRADISTKNFRELAQEVGALLTYEATKDLPLESYEIDGWAGTVQVEKIAGKKITVVPILRAGIGMLEGVLSLIPGAKVSAVGVARNEQTLQAHTYLEKLVPEIDERLAMIIDPMLATGSSMVATIDLLKKAGCRDIRAMVLVAAPEGIKAVQDAHPDVTIYTASIDQKLNEHGYIIPGLGDAGDKIFGTKQKDA; this is translated from the coding sequence ATGCCCATCCTCGAGATCCGCCATCCGCTGATCAGACACAAACTCGGCCTGATGCGCCGCGCTGACATTAGCACGAAGAACTTCCGTGAACTCGCCCAGGAAGTCGGTGCCCTGCTCACCTACGAGGCCACCAAGGATTTGCCGCTGGAGTCCTATGAAATCGACGGCTGGGCCGGCACGGTCCAGGTCGAAAAAATCGCCGGCAAGAAGATCACCGTGGTGCCGATCCTGCGCGCCGGTATCGGCATGCTCGAGGGCGTACTGAGCCTGATCCCGGGGGCCAAGGTCAGCGCCGTGGGCGTGGCTCGCAACGAGCAGACCCTGCAGGCGCACACCTACCTGGAAAAACTGGTGCCGGAAATCGACGAGCGCCTGGCGATGATCATCGACCCGATGCTCGCCACCGGCAGTTCCATGGTCGCCACCATCGACCTGTTGAAAAAAGCCGGCTGCCGGGACATCCGCGCCATGGTCCTGGTCGCCGCTCCCGAAGGCATCAAGGCCGTGCAGGACGCCCACCCGGATGTGACCATCTACACCGCGTCCATCGACCAGAAACTCAACGAACACGGCTACATCATCCCGGGCCTGGGCGATGCCGGCGACAAGATCTTCGGCACCAAGCAGAAGGACGCTTGA
- a CDS encoding uracil-xanthine permease family protein, translating to MQDEFNDPLWRQVLSGAQMLFVAFGALVLMPLITGLDPNVALFTAGLGTILFQIVTGRQVPVFLASSFAFITPIILAKGQFGLAATMGGVMAAGFVYTFLGLAVKIKGTGFIDRLLPPVVIGPVIISIGLAMAPIAANMAMGKAGDGTELIHYQTAMLISMPALLTTLIVAVFGKGIFRLVPIISGVLVGFAMAFFFGVVDTAKIAAAPWFALPAFTAPEFNWQAILFIVPVALAPAIEHIGGVIAVGSVTGRDYLKKPGLHRTLLGDGIATTAAGLFGGPPNTTYAEVTGAVMLTKNYNPKIMTWAAIFAISLAFIGKFGALLQSIPVPVMGGILCLLFGSIAAVGMNTLIRHKIDLGEARNLVIVSVTLVFGIGGVLVGTGTGPDDFGLKGIALCAVVAIVLNLLLPGNDSWKQKQADEPLL from the coding sequence ATGCAGGATGAGTTCAACGATCCGCTCTGGCGCCAAGTGCTGTCCGGCGCGCAGATGCTGTTCGTCGCCTTCGGCGCGCTGGTGTTGATGCCGCTGATCACCGGGCTGGACCCTAACGTGGCGCTGTTCACCGCCGGCCTGGGAACGATCCTGTTCCAAATCGTCACCGGGCGGCAGGTGCCGGTGTTCCTGGCCTCGAGCTTTGCCTTCATCACCCCGATCATCCTCGCCAAGGGCCAGTTCGGCCTGGCCGCGACCATGGGCGGCGTGATGGCGGCAGGTTTCGTCTATACCTTTCTGGGCCTGGCGGTGAAGATCAAGGGCACCGGGTTCATCGACCGGCTGCTGCCGCCGGTGGTGATTGGTCCGGTGATCATTTCCATCGGCCTGGCCATGGCGCCGATTGCCGCCAACATGGCGATGGGCAAGGCCGGCGACGGCACCGAGCTGATTCATTATCAAACCGCGATGCTGATTTCGATGCCGGCCCTGCTCACCACCCTGATCGTGGCGGTGTTCGGCAAAGGCATTTTCCGCCTGGTGCCGATCATTTCCGGCGTGCTGGTGGGCTTTGCCATGGCGTTTTTCTTCGGGGTCGTGGACACCGCGAAAATCGCCGCCGCGCCATGGTTCGCCCTGCCAGCCTTCACCGCACCGGAGTTCAACTGGCAGGCGATCCTGTTCATCGTGCCGGTGGCGCTGGCGCCGGCCATCGAGCATATCGGCGGCGTGATTGCCGTGGGCAGCGTGACCGGTCGCGACTACCTGAAAAAACCCGGCCTGCACCGCACACTGCTCGGTGACGGCATTGCCACCACCGCCGCCGGCCTGTTCGGCGGCCCGCCCAACACCACCTACGCCGAGGTGACCGGCGCGGTAATGCTGACCAAGAACTACAACCCGAAAATCATGACCTGGGCAGCGATCTTTGCCATCAGCCTGGCATTTATCGGCAAGTTCGGCGCGCTACTGCAAAGCATCCCGGTGCCGGTGATGGGCGGCATCCTGTGCCTGTTGTTCGGTTCGATTGCCGCGGTGGGCATGAACACGCTGATCCGCCACAAGATCGACCTGGGCGAGGCGCGCAACCTGGTGATCGTGTCGGTGACGCTGGTGTTCGGCATCGGCGGTGTACTGGTGGGCACCGGCACTGGACCGGACGACTTCGGCCTCAAAGGCATCGCGCTGTGCGCGGTGGTGGCGATCGTGTTGAACCTGCTGCTGCCGGGCAATGACAGCTGGAAGCAGAAGCAGGCGGATGAGCCGCTGCTGTAG